The Thermoproteales archaeon genome includes a region encoding these proteins:
- the tmk gene encoding dTMP kinase has protein sequence MKEGYFIAIEGIDGAGLSTQARLLYEKFLEKGHPAVLTKEPTDGLVGGLIKAALRGEWKTDPATLQLLFAADRSHHVNQLVIPALRQGKVVITDRYKYSSIAYGSLNCNKEWLIAVNSPFLKPNVLIVLDVPVEVALERIKVSRFGFELFENNKLEIVRKNFIQLAQEENGYIIDASQPIAKVHERIIDIVVAEMNVEL, from the coding sequence ATGAAGGAAGGATACTTTATAGCGATAGAAGGTATAGATGGAGCTGGACTATCTACCCAAGCAAGGCTTCTATATGAAAAATTTTTAGAAAAAGGACATCCTGCAGTATTAACAAAAGAGCCCACCGATGGCTTAGTTGGAGGATTGATAAAAGCCGCGCTTAGGGGTGAATGGAAAACAGACCCAGCAACATTGCAGCTGCTTTTCGCTGCAGATAGAAGTCATCATGTAAATCAGTTAGTAATTCCCGCCTTGAGACAAGGTAAGGTTGTGATCACGGATAGGTACAAATATTCATCAATAGCATATGGTTCACTGAATTGCAATAAGGAATGGTTGATAGCAGTAAATTCTCCCTTCTTGAAGCCTAACGTGTTGATAGTGCTCGATGTTCCTGTCGAAGTGGCGCTTGAACGTATAAAAGTCTCGAGGTTCGGCTTTGAGTTATTCGAGAATAATAAGCTGGAAATTGTTCGTAAAAATTTCATACAATTAGCTCAGGAAGAAAATGGCTATATCATAGATGCCAGCCAACCCATAGCCAAAGTTCATGAGAGAATTATAGACATTGTGGTCGCTGAAATGAATGTGGAATTATAA
- a CDS encoding UbiD family decarboxylase, whose translation MKSGQLREFLEKETARGRVLKVKEVFSSKYQATKLIKQYDAKMIVLFENIDYKPFKVVANTILNRKQLLEIFEVANHVNAYKRLLDACEHPADVLVTSKPKNLEAFEGDLNDLPILTYYEGDAGPYITAGIVVAKDCEEKFQNMSIHRMLVIDEKHLVIRIVPRHLYRILQKAKKRGENLKVAVLLGVHPFLLLAAASSPPYGVDELKVAAKLLNGLTVFKSNVSGLLLPTDCEIILEGEILIDREEWEGPFVDITGTHDIKRRQPVLRVDRILVKKEKPIYQAILPAGTEHKLLMGFYREAKIWHAVKNVVPSVKEVRLTDGGCGWLSCVISIQKVNEGDPKNAMLAAFAAHPSLKMVIVVDEDINVDNPVEIEWAMVTRMQPDKDLLIISGVRGSSLDPSADQEKMLTSKLGIDATIPLNKPREHFIKKI comes from the coding sequence ATGAAATCCGGTCAACTTAGGGAGTTTCTTGAAAAAGAGACAGCAAGAGGAAGAGTTTTAAAAGTAAAAGAAGTGTTTTCATCTAAGTATCAGGCAACGAAATTAATCAAGCAGTACGATGCAAAGATGATAGTATTATTTGAAAATATTGATTATAAACCGTTTAAAGTTGTGGCAAATACCATTCTTAATAGAAAGCAGTTATTAGAAATTTTTGAAGTTGCTAATCATGTAAATGCTTACAAGAGATTATTAGATGCTTGCGAGCATCCAGCTGATGTTTTAGTAACAAGCAAGCCAAAAAACTTAGAAGCTTTTGAAGGAGATCTTAACGATTTACCGATCTTAACATATTATGAAGGTGATGCTGGTCCTTATATTACAGCTGGTATTGTTGTTGCAAAAGATTGTGAAGAAAAATTTCAAAATATGTCGATTCACCGCATGCTTGTTATCGACGAAAAGCATTTAGTGATAAGAATAGTCCCGCGGCACCTATATCGTATTTTACAAAAAGCTAAAAAAAGAGGTGAAAATTTAAAAGTTGCTGTTCTTCTGGGGGTGCATCCCTTTCTGCTATTGGCTGCAGCATCCTCTCCTCCTTACGGAGTGGATGAATTGAAAGTTGCTGCAAAATTGTTAAATGGCCTAACAGTTTTTAAAAGCAATGTGAGCGGTTTGCTTCTGCCTACAGATTGCGAAATTATATTGGAAGGTGAAATTTTAATCGATAGAGAGGAATGGGAAGGTCCTTTTGTTGACATAACGGGTACTCATGATATTAAAAGACGTCAACCTGTGCTCAGAGTTGACAGGATACTAGTTAAAAAAGAGAAGCCGATATATCAAGCCATATTGCCGGCTGGTACCGAGCACAAACTTTTGATGGGTTTTTATAGGGAGGCGAAAATATGGCATGCAGTTAAGAATGTTGTTCCATCGGTAAAAGAGGTGAGGCTTACCGATGGAGGTTGCGGATGGTTAAGTTGCGTCATATCCATACAGAAAGTAAATGAAGGAGATCCGAAAAATGCTATGTTGGCCGCTTTTGCCGCTCATCCCTCACTCAAGATGGTGATAGTGGTTGATGAAGACATTAATGTAGATAATCCAGTAGAAATAGAGTGGGCTATGGTAACACGCATGCAACCGGATAAAGATTTACTCATAATCTCTGGAGTTCGCGGGTCTAGTTTAGATCCCTCCGCAGATCAGGAAAAAATGTTAACATCAAAACTTGGTATAGATGCTACGATACCTCTCAACAAGCCTAGAGAACACTTTATTAAGAAAATATAA
- a CDS encoding transcription elongation factor Spt5 yields MSELKGRFVALRTTVGQEYNVAIMLESRLEAMRKSRKTIIKQAFPVKSIVVVEEVKGAIFLETEMPFILSSLTSGLRHAKGVVKGFLSYQDIEKYIMPRPIIETIGVNDIVEITGGPFIGMRGKVVYVDKSRGEVKVEISEAAYPLPITINADYIKIIQRAESDEIRST; encoded by the coding sequence ATGAGCGAGCTTAAGGGGCGCTTTGTTGCCTTAAGAACAACAGTTGGGCAAGAGTACAACGTAGCTATAATGCTAGAGAGCCGGTTAGAAGCTATGAGAAAATCGAGAAAGACTATAATAAAACAAGCTTTCCCTGTGAAATCTATTGTTGTCGTAGAGGAAGTTAAGGGAGCAATTTTTCTTGAAACTGAAATGCCATTTATACTTTCAAGCTTAACGAGCGGTCTTAGGCATGCCAAGGGTGTTGTAAAAGGTTTTCTAAGCTATCAGGATATAGAGAAGTACATTATGCCGAGACCAATTATTGAAACAATAGGAGTAAATGATATAGTAGAAATTACCGGGGGACCATTTATAGGAATGAGGGGCAAAGTAGTTTATGTTGATAAGTCGAGAGGAGAGGTTAAAGTAGAGATTTCGGAGGCCGCATACCCTCTTCCGATTACGATAAATGCTGACTATATTAAAATTATACAACGGGCAGAAAGTGATGAAATCCGGTCAACTTAG
- a CDS encoding protein translocase SEC61 complex subunit gamma, with product MGLSEKIKSYVMVVKFTRKPQKKEFMLTLKVVLIGCAILGSLGYIFQLLGSALQFRPIGSIPKEYVIISIISIVAVIIGFLLYRYRTAR from the coding sequence ATGGGTTTGTCCGAGAAGATAAAAAGTTACGTTATGGTGGTAAAGTTTACTAGGAAACCGCAAAAAAAGGAGTTCATGTTAACCTTAAAAGTCGTATTGATAGGCTGTGCAATTCTTGGAAGCTTGGGTTACATTTTTCAGTTGTTGGGATCAGCGCTGCAGTTTAGACCTATAGGAAGCATTCCGAAGGAGTATGTTATAATAAGCATTATAAGCATAGTAGCTGTTATAATAGGGTTTTTGCTTTATAGATATAGAACAGCTAGATAG
- the argF gene encoding ornithine carbamoyltransferase, which produces MRHLLNLVDYGSEEIMEIINLAIKFKKDRKRGLRVQKFLEGKSIALIFEKPSTRTKASLMVAINELGGFVYSFTKDELQLRRGEPVKDTARVLSRYFDMVIARVYRHEDLEIMAQYSSIPVVNALSDKFHPLQALADIQTILEKKGKLKGLKIAFIGDGTDNVLNSLIVVSAKLGLYLSIACPREYSPDLHLLESLLDDAEKSGAFIEVTEDPKEAANSADVIYTDVFVSMGQEAEREKRIKIFMPRYQVSSDLLKLAKDDCIFMHCLPAHRGEEVVDEVIENSKHSVVFDQAENRLHTAKAVLKHLLG; this is translated from the coding sequence ATGAGGCATCTTTTAAATCTAGTCGACTATGGAAGCGAAGAAATCATGGAGATAATAAATCTTGCAATAAAATTTAAGAAGGATAGAAAGCGAGGCTTAAGAGTTCAAAAATTTTTAGAAGGAAAATCCATAGCGTTGATATTCGAGAAACCCTCGACAAGAACTAAAGCCTCTTTAATGGTTGCCATCAACGAGCTTGGGGGATTTGTTTATAGCTTTACTAAAGATGAGCTGCAGCTTAGAAGAGGCGAGCCTGTCAAAGACACTGCACGTGTATTAAGCCGATACTTTGACATGGTCATAGCCAGAGTATACAGGCATGAAGATTTGGAAATCATGGCACAATACTCGTCTATACCAGTTGTAAACGCGCTTAGCGACAAATTTCATCCCCTCCAAGCACTCGCAGATATTCAAACGATTCTCGAAAAAAAGGGTAAGCTTAAGGGTTTAAAAATAGCATTTATTGGCGATGGAACAGATAACGTGTTGAATTCTCTAATTGTTGTTTCAGCAAAACTTGGGCTTTATTTGTCTATTGCCTGTCCTCGAGAGTACTCGCCTGACCTGCATCTTCTAGAATCTTTATTAGATGATGCAGAAAAATCTGGAGCATTCATAGAGGTAACTGAAGATCCTAAAGAAGCCGCTAACTCAGCAGATGTTATATACACAGATGTTTTTGTGAGTATGGGACAGGAGGCAGAGCGAGAAAAAAGAATTAAGATTTTTATGCCAAGATATCAAGTTAGCTCGGATTTACTGAAGCTCGCAAAAGATGACTGTATTTTTATGCATTGCCTTCCTGCTCATAGAGGTGAGGAAGTAGTAGATGAGGTTATAGAGAATTCTAAGCATTCAGTTGTTTTTGATCAAGCCGAAAATCGTTTACATACAGCAAAGGCAGTTTTAAAACATTTGTTGGGGTGA
- a CDS encoding phosphoribosyltransferase translates to MVIILVKMPARIITWDYVVELCKKLAKKIREEGYKPDVIIAIARGGYVPARLLCDYLGVTDLLSIKVEHWLETGKAEKEAKITYPFLYDLSNKKVLIVDDICDTGDSFIIAQEHVRKNSNPAIIKTAAMQIIPATSKFTPDFVVEELKSWEWQLYPWCDYEDKTNLIKRIMKEIPKSEPWTLDEIKAKFKEYYGVEFTVRELEEVMDYMEWAGIAEAISTDMGKKYILKAE, encoded by the coding sequence ATGGTGATAATATTGGTTAAGATGCCAGCCAGGATAATTACTTGGGATTATGTTGTTGAACTATGCAAAAAACTTGCTAAAAAAATACGCGAAGAAGGCTATAAACCGGATGTCATAATAGCCATTGCAAGAGGTGGATACGTTCCTGCAAGATTATTATGTGATTATCTAGGGGTAACTGATCTTTTAAGCATAAAAGTAGAGCATTGGCTTGAAACTGGAAAAGCTGAAAAGGAGGCTAAGATAACATATCCTTTCCTATACGATCTATCCAATAAAAAGGTATTAATCGTAGACGATATTTGCGATACTGGAGATAGCTTTATAATTGCGCAGGAGCATGTGAGGAAGAATTCTAACCCAGCAATTATAAAAACGGCAGCTATGCAAATAATACCTGCCACTTCTAAATTTACACCCGACTTTGTAGTGGAAGAATTGAAATCTTGGGAGTGGCAGCTGTACCCATGGTGCGACTATGAAGATAAAACAAACTTAATTAAGAGGATAATGAAGGAAATACCAAAATCTGAGCCCTGGACTTTAGATGAAATAAAGGCAAAGTTCAAAGAGTATTATGGAGTTGAGTTTACTGTTCGCGAACTTGAAGAGGTCATGGACTATATGGAATGGGCTGGCATTGCAGAGGCAATTAGCACAGATATGGGCAAAAAATATATACTTAAGGCAGAGTGA
- a CDS encoding Lrp/AsnC family transcriptional regulator codes for MEKTGFHLTEKQIEILRTLQAESKLIKVFTVEENQSALAKKLGITRQALNVHLRKLKEAGFIRTGRGFIDLTDKALEALGVRTAEAFVAVKIEPRARNQAYSRIKMLPVERVYRVTGDIDLLVVINQALLDDFLKQVSKIEGVKDTITYVVIERLA; via the coding sequence TTGGAGAAAACGGGTTTCCATCTTACGGAGAAACAAATCGAGATACTGCGCACACTACAGGCTGAAAGTAAATTAATAAAGGTATTTACTGTCGAGGAGAATCAAAGTGCACTAGCGAAAAAACTTGGAATTACAAGGCAAGCCCTAAACGTGCATCTAAGAAAGCTTAAAGAAGCAGGCTTTATCCGAACTGGGCGAGGATTCATAGACTTAACTGATAAAGCTCTAGAAGCCTTAGGAGTGCGTACAGCTGAGGCCTTTGTAGCCGTAAAGATAGAGCCTCGTGCTAGAAATCAAGCGTATTCAAGAATAAAAATGTTACCTGTTGAAAGGGTGTACAGAGTGACAGGAGATATAGACCTACTTGTAGTTATTAACCAGGCTTTACTAGATGATTTTCTTAAACAAGTTTCAAAAATAGAAGGAGTAAAGGATACAATAACTTATGTAGTGATAGAACGGCTTGCATAA
- a CDS encoding flippase-like domain-containing protein: MEKLSRDGLKNRYLKPVILLLIGILFFSFFLLIIGIDFNVIYKNLLEINLYYLPLIICVDILFILSYALAWFFLVKIVCPEIKPGKAMLIVIAGWFGDMLIPAAFMTGEALRLILLKKIYKLDMSKAAATVVIHRLLNALAFLFFMLMGIAMLAFYGETKVEILHHSVTIILLSILGLAIAFFVLRKIRILRKVLKVIVQYLSAVFKTKKLDVESKIDSIFTSFENSLNIITKNKTRVLIGFIILLFQWFLGVTIPYLFFLSVGYRVNFWILSVAYPIYSLMDNIPIGIPANVGVLDIAMISTFVVLGIPKEIATLVTILTRSIIVIFEAILTGSISVIFLSRTFAHFSIRDLRKIVED, from the coding sequence ATGGAAAAACTATCAAGGGATGGATTGAAGAACAGGTATTTAAAGCCAGTAATTCTACTCTTGATAGGTATTTTATTTTTCAGTTTTTTCCTACTAATCATCGGCATAGATTTTAATGTTATTTACAAGAATCTTCTAGAGATAAACCTTTATTATCTACCATTGATAATCTGTGTCGACATCCTTTTCATTTTATCGTATGCTCTTGCATGGTTCTTCTTAGTGAAAATTGTATGCCCGGAAATAAAACCAGGAAAGGCGATGCTTATAGTCATCGCTGGTTGGTTTGGCGATATGCTAATTCCCGCCGCATTTATGACAGGAGAAGCTTTGCGCCTTATTCTTCTAAAAAAAATCTATAAGCTTGATATGAGTAAAGCCGCAGCTACAGTGGTTATACATAGACTTTTGAACGCTCTTGCTTTTCTCTTTTTCATGCTAATGGGAATAGCAATGCTCGCTTTTTATGGTGAAACTAAAGTTGAAATACTTCATCATAGCGTGACTATAATACTTCTTTCCATTCTAGGCTTAGCTATCGCCTTTTTTGTCTTAAGAAAAATTCGCATTCTGAGAAAAGTTCTGAAAGTTATTGTGCAATACTTGTCTGCTGTTTTTAAAACAAAAAAATTAGATGTAGAATCGAAAATAGATTCCATTTTTACATCTTTCGAGAACTCATTAAATATTATAACAAAAAACAAGACTAGAGTATTAATCGGCTTCATTATACTATTATTTCAGTGGTTTCTAGGAGTAACTATCCCGTATCTTTTCTTTTTATCAGTAGGATATCGCGTGAATTTTTGGATATTATCTGTAGCTTATCCTATTTATAGCCTTATGGATAATATTCCGATAGGAATCCCTGCCAATGTTGGCGTCTTAGATATAGCTATGATTTCAACATTTGTAGTTTTAGGCATACCAAAAGAAATTGCAACTTTAGTAACTATTTTAACCAGAAGTATAATAGTAATTTTTGAGGCAATCTTAACTGGTAGTATCAGCGTTATTTTCTTATCACGAACTTTTGCTCACTTTTCAATTCGCGATTTAAGGAAAATCGTGGAGGATTGA
- a CDS encoding radical SAM protein, whose protein sequence is MSAQREIYVDYVKLLDANAEEFDKIGKELRLKLLPKLHEDYEIALHEEPEIRAGEQLLARTLSSCPECFRLLKAIIFKKDGKVWIRKKCPEHGEIEEVYWGDYDLYMRFKNWQFDGKGVKNTQVSLTALCPYNCGLCPRHKSHTALLNLVATNRCDLSCWYCFFFAKRAGYVYEPTLEHIKYMLREARKLSPVPPKALQITGGEPLLRDDIVDIVKLAKQMGFVHVQVNTTGIKLAYNADLAIKLRAAGTNVIYMSFDGVTPYTNPKNHWETPYILDNLRKAHLGVVLVPTVIRGTNDHELWDIIRFGLENMDIVRGVNFQPISLTGRVPRSERTKLRITIPETLILIEKQSNGVISRYDWYPVPSVAPVSHFIEAITGKYQLTLTTHFACGAATYIFKDDDGSIIPISRFIQVDEFLRYTEEKAEELEKGRNKYLVMLEFLIKLRKFIDLRKAPKSLKEHNKIAKLLYNIFIKHDYHSLGQFHYNALFLGMMHFQDLYNHDVARVQRCDIHYVTPDGRLVPFCSFNVIPELYRDRTQRVYGMSIKDWETITKKKLKDQKYNRNIKKLIEGEPYRRHYSKFFDIDSIPLEDHIKASQRFGIPVIQ, encoded by the coding sequence ATGTCGGCTCAAAGAGAAATCTACGTTGATTATGTGAAGCTTCTTGATGCTAATGCTGAAGAATTCGATAAAATAGGTAAGGAGCTACGCTTAAAACTCTTACCTAAACTCCATGAAGACTATGAAATAGCACTTCACGAAGAGCCGGAAATAAGAGCTGGCGAGCAGCTGCTGGCTCGAACGCTATCATCTTGTCCCGAATGTTTTAGACTTCTTAAAGCTATTATTTTTAAAAAAGATGGCAAGGTGTGGATTAGGAAAAAATGTCCTGAGCATGGAGAAATAGAAGAAGTCTATTGGGGGGATTACGACCTTTATATGAGATTTAAGAACTGGCAGTTTGATGGTAAAGGAGTAAAGAATACCCAAGTTTCTTTAACTGCTTTATGTCCTTACAATTGTGGCTTATGTCCACGACATAAATCGCATACTGCGCTGTTAAATCTAGTGGCTACAAACCGCTGCGATCTAAGCTGCTGGTATTGTTTCTTCTTTGCAAAAAGAGCTGGCTATGTCTACGAGCCTACTTTAGAGCATATAAAATATATGCTAAGAGAAGCTAGAAAATTGTCTCCTGTTCCGCCTAAAGCTTTACAAATTACCGGCGGAGAACCTTTATTACGCGATGACATAGTGGATATAGTTAAATTGGCTAAACAAATGGGTTTCGTACACGTTCAGGTTAATACTACAGGGATTAAGTTAGCATATAATGCCGATCTCGCCATTAAGCTAAGGGCAGCTGGCACAAATGTTATATACATGAGCTTTGACGGTGTTACCCCCTACACCAATCCTAAGAACCACTGGGAGACTCCTTACATTTTGGATAATCTGAGGAAAGCTCATCTTGGAGTGGTTTTAGTTCCAACAGTAATAAGAGGAACGAACGATCACGAACTGTGGGATATTATCAGGTTTGGACTAGAAAATATGGATATAGTGAGAGGAGTAAACTTTCAACCTATTTCTCTAACCGGACGCGTGCCGAGAAGTGAACGCACAAAGCTGAGAATAACTATTCCTGAGACTTTAATACTTATAGAAAAACAATCAAACGGTGTTATAAGTAGATATGATTGGTATCCCGTGCCTTCGGTTGCACCTGTTTCTCATTTTATAGAAGCTATTACGGGCAAGTATCAGCTTACCTTAACAACGCACTTTGCATGCGGTGCCGCTACCTATATCTTTAAAGATGATGATGGGTCTATAATTCCTATATCGCGTTTTATACAAGTTGATGAATTCTTAAGGTATACAGAAGAAAAAGCCGAAGAACTTGAAAAAGGTCGCAACAAATATCTAGTTATGCTTGAATTTCTCATAAAACTACGTAAATTCATTGATTTAAGAAAAGCTCCAAAGAGCTTGAAAGAACATAACAAAATAGCAAAACTTCTTTACAACATATTTATTAAACATGATTATCACTCGCTTGGACAATTCCATTACAATGCTCTTTTCTTAGGAATGATGCACTTCCAGGACCTCTATAATCACGATGTTGCACGTGTCCAAAGATGTGATATACACTATGTAACTCCTGATGGCAGGCTCGTCCCATTCTGCTCCTTCAACGTTATTCCTGAACTTTACAGGGATAGAACACAGAGAGTTTATGGTATGTCGATAAAGGATTGGGAAACTATCACCAAGAAGAAATTAAAAGACCAGAAATATAATAGGAATATAAAAAAGCTTATCGAAGGAGAACCTTATAGGCGCCATTACAGTAAGTTTTTCGATATCGACAGCATACCATTAGAAGATCATATAAAGGCTTCTCAAAGATTCGGAATTCCGGTTATTCAGTGA
- a CDS encoding TIGR00270 family protein, with product MKCEICGADIRAKGYKVYIDRAELIVCEKCAKRYGTSIKEISAKPLLPSKTISYRKPLPRKRKSKFMLREMKYSIVEDYAELIKNTRIKQGLTRSLLASMVGEKESTIRRIEDRLLEPTLDLARRLERVLKISLITEEIDYNMLENTPEERYDLTLGDVVVFKKRKEEKP from the coding sequence ATGAAATGTGAAATCTGTGGTGCTGATATTCGTGCAAAGGGATATAAGGTCTACATTGATAGAGCAGAGCTTATAGTCTGTGAAAAATGTGCTAAACGCTATGGAACATCTATTAAAGAGATAAGTGCAAAACCTCTGCTTCCATCTAAAACTATAAGCTATAGGAAGCCTCTGCCTAGAAAACGTAAGTCTAAGTTCATGCTTAGAGAAATGAAGTATAGTATTGTAGAAGATTACGCTGAGCTAATAAAAAACACGAGAATAAAGCAAGGCTTAACTCGAAGCCTCTTAGCAAGCATGGTAGGCGAGAAAGAATCAACTATAAGGCGAATAGAAGACCGGCTGCTTGAGCCCACTCTAGATTTAGCTCGTCGTTTGGAAAGAGTACTAAAGATAAGTTTAATTACAGAAGAAATCGACTATAACATGTTAGAAAACACTCCTGAAGAAAGATATGATCTCACTTTAGGAGATGTAGTCGTGTTTAAAAAAAGAAAAGAAGAAAAGCCATGA
- the hflX gene encoding GTPase HflX gives MKLSTKVAIVQRRLRRERNLLFELKELAKAAGYDVVLELEQVRKPDSRYQIGYGKAKELAELVKEKDIEKVIFFNELKPVQIHNLSKLLGVDVIDRITLILEIFARRAGSKEAKLQIELAMLKKQLSYLKEQLHLAKLGELPGYLGGGEHIIDSYREHVARRITKIKRELEKIRARKNIYWRRRSLAEVPTIVLTGYTGAGKTTLFEALTGEKGYVDGKPFATLSTTSRRITIKGKTLIVSDTIGFIDSLPPILVEAFYTTLAEIAYSDLVLLVVDISEPCGEIKRKVQASLEALRHVGVFEDNIIAVLNKIDLVNNGLEEKIEIVKEYVDEFVLVSAKERNGLEILYDKIYAKTRKYQHLQLMINMNLLKKIWKILRKTKILSFQISDSTAILKIEIERSDLKNLLYQLRELDGNIKIKPINTSVKVRA, from the coding sequence ATGAAACTTTCCACGAAAGTTGCAATAGTCCAGCGTAGATTACGCAGGGAAAGAAATCTACTTTTTGAGCTAAAAGAGTTAGCAAAAGCAGCTGGCTATGACGTTGTTCTAGAGCTGGAACAAGTTCGTAAACCGGATTCAAGATATCAGATAGGATATGGAAAAGCGAAGGAGCTTGCAGAGCTTGTAAAAGAAAAGGATATCGAGAAAGTAATATTTTTCAACGAACTTAAGCCCGTTCAAATCCACAACTTATCAAAGCTATTAGGCGTAGATGTTATTGACAGAATAACGTTAATACTTGAAATTTTCGCAAGAAGAGCTGGTAGTAAGGAAGCTAAGCTACAAATAGAGCTGGCAATGCTCAAAAAACAACTTTCATATCTAAAAGAACAATTACATTTGGCTAAACTAGGCGAACTGCCAGGCTACTTAGGAGGCGGCGAGCATATTATAGATTCCTATAGAGAGCATGTAGCTAGACGTATCACTAAAATAAAAAGGGAATTAGAGAAAATAAGAGCTCGAAAAAATATTTACTGGAGACGGCGAAGCCTTGCAGAAGTGCCAACAATCGTTCTAACTGGTTATACTGGTGCGGGGAAAACCACACTATTTGAAGCACTAACAGGAGAAAAGGGATATGTTGACGGAAAGCCCTTTGCAACTCTATCAACAACGTCACGTAGAATAACGATAAAAGGTAAAACATTAATAGTATCTGATACCATCGGATTTATCGACTCTTTACCGCCAATACTCGTAGAAGCTTTTTATACCACGCTCGCAGAAATTGCCTATTCGGATTTAGTACTTTTAGTAGTAGATATTAGCGAGCCTTGCGGTGAAATAAAGCGCAAAGTTCAGGCGAGCCTCGAGGCACTGCGCCACGTAGGAGTATTCGAAGACAATATAATTGCCGTTCTGAATAAAATAGACCTAGTAAACAACGGTTTAGAGGAAAAGATAGAAATTGTGAAAGAATATGTAGATGAATTCGTCTTAGTGTCGGCCAAAGAAAGAAATGGCCTAGAAATTCTATACGATAAAATTTACGCAAAAACAAGGAAGTATCAGCATTTACAATTAATGATCAATATGAACCTGTTAAAGAAAATCTGGAAAATCCTTAGAAAAACTAAAATACTAAGTTTTCAAATTTCAGACTCTACAGCTATTTTGAAGATTGAGATAGAACGGTCGGATTTGAAAAATCTACTTTATCAATTGAGGGAATTAGATGGAAACATCAAAATTAAGCCCATCAACACTAGTGTTAAGGTTAGGGCATAG
- a CDS encoding tRNA (cytidine(56)-2'-O)-methyltransferase, with product METSKLSPSTLVLRLGHRKERDKRATTHAALVARAFGADGIVFVGDVEKTIIEKINDVVKRWGGPFSISVVNSYKKIIEQWKKSGGIVVHLTMYGEHITESNVMQRIKREEKKILIIIGAEKVPRIIYELADYNVAIGNQPHSEIAALAVFLDHLYEGRELSKEFYNAKIRIIPSSRGKKVVKVEANDCG from the coding sequence ATGGAAACATCAAAATTAAGCCCATCAACACTAGTGTTAAGGTTAGGGCATAGAAAAGAGAGAGATAAGAGAGCCACAACGCATGCTGCTTTAGTTGCTCGAGCCTTTGGCGCCGATGGAATAGTATTTGTAGGCGATGTTGAGAAGACAATTATAGAAAAAATAAACGACGTTGTTAAGCGATGGGGTGGTCCATTCAGCATAAGTGTAGTGAATTCTTACAAAAAAATTATAGAGCAATGGAAAAAAAGCGGAGGTATAGTTGTCCATTTAACAATGTATGGCGAACATATTACAGAGAGTAACGTAATGCAGCGTATTAAAAGAGAAGAGAAAAAAATACTGATTATTATAGGGGCTGAAAAAGTTCCGCGTATAATATACGAGTTAGCTGATTATAATGTTGCCATAGGCAATCAACCTCACAGCGAAATAGCAGCACTAGCCGTATTTCTAGATCATTTATATGAGGGTAGGGAGTTAAGTAAAGAATTTTATAATGCCAAAATAAGAATAATACCTAGTAGTAGAGGAAAGAAAGTAGTTAAGGTAGAAGCTAATGATTGCGGATGA